DNA from Gopherus flavomarginatus isolate rGopFla2 chromosome 21, rGopFla2.mat.asm, whole genome shotgun sequence:
TGGCTCCTTGGCCCTCAGCTCTTCCACAAGTACGTCCAGGCGTACAAAAGTGTCATCATCAGCCTTGAGGACAAAACGGAAATCCAAGTGCAGATCAAGCCAGACATACATTGCCAGGACCTTGGCAGTCAGGTTCTCGTAGGAATCACGAAGCTCAGGCAGCAACAGCAGGTCCCGGTGACGGCTCTGCTCCAACTCTAAGCTGTGAAGCTCCTCCTCAGTCAGGCTGCCTGTGCCTATCACGAAACGACACCAGATGTCATCCTGAGGGGGCCGGCCAGCTATCGAGAGCCAGGTGCTGCGGATGATACTGCGGCGCTCTGTATACTTGGGGCCACTGGCAATGAGGACAGCCAGGAAAGCCGTCTCCTCAGGGGGCAGCCGGGCTGCTGGTAGGGGAGGCCCAGCTCCCACTCCACCGCGGGGTCGCTGTGGTGCCTGGTTGTGGGGCAGACCCCGACCTGGCAAGGGCCTGAGGCTCTCTGAGGTGCACTTGGCCAGGTAGAGCAGGACCACAGCGAAGAGTGCCAGGCCACCCAGGCCCAGCGCTGTCTTGTGGCGGCACAGAAGCCGCAGCAGCTTCATCGTGGCAGAGAGCGACACTGATGCCTCCTCAGGGGCCGAGGCGAGAACTAGGCCCAAGGATGCTATGGGCACACCCTTCTTAGATCAGCATCAGGCCAGGCCCAGCCCTCACACCTCCCTCTTCCTGGGCGGGCAGGACGAGGCAGCGCAAACCTCAGCCCCCACAATGGATTGTGCCCCTCAACAACAGGCCCTGAAGATCACAGCAGCCCCACGCCCTTTGTGCAGAATGTCCTGGATGGAGACTGGTACGGGTAGCAGGCTGGGAAACTCTTCCTCTCTGAGCACAGCGACGGCGCCACAAGTCCCCTCAACAGCGGCTTCATGCCCTGGttcctccacctctttcttttcATTCACGGAACCGTGCCGGTAGAGCAGCTCCGTCGCTGCCGAGTCAGCGTtagcagcacctgctgctgggccaGCTGCCCCTGTGCCAAGGGGAGAAACTCGGACAGGGGGAGAGGCTCAgactcctagggtgaccagatgcaaGAACAAAATATTGGAAcacatggtggtggtgggggggaagatgGGAAGCGGGTGGACCCCCCCCAAACTgcttccccctcgccccccagcctggaaccccaagcctccctctctctcccctgtggGCTGGAAGCCTGAGCCTCTTCCTCCCAGGCTGGAAGCCGagcctcttccttcctccctccctctctctccccacccaggcAGGAGCCCCGAGTCCCTTCCCTCCCGGTGGACCCCCGAGACACTTTGTCTTTCCCCCTCCCGCCCACAACCCCGGGCCACTCTCTCTTTCACCCTTGCCTACAGCACCCCGAGACCCTCTCTCATCCCCCTCCACCCCGAGACCCTCTctcaccccccctcgcccccggCACCCCGAGCCgctcccccctcagctccccagcacCCCGGGTCGGGGGCGCACCGCCAAGGCCCCTGCTGCAAGCAGAGGGCTCGGGGCTGGGGGCTCCGGGCCGGGCGGTACTTACCTCGGGCACCCCCCGAAGCGGAGCCCCCTCCCTCCGGCTCCTCGGCGACGGGAAGGCCAGGTGGCTCCGGGCGCTGCCGCCGCTTCCGCCCgctggccccgcccccgcagctcccattggccaccgctcccgaccaatgggagctgcggagccggcgCGGGTGGCGGGGGCCGAGCAGGGGGATGTGGCCGGTTTCGGGGGGCTGCGGGGAGCCGGCCAGGGGTCCTGCTCGCCCCGCGCGAACAAAGACTCCCATATCGGGGCAGTCCCCCGACTCTGCCCCTGGGCCCTTCCCGTGTGAACACTCAGCGACTCTGGTGCCCGGGGCTCTTGCGGGAAGGAGGTGGAGGGTGCGCAGCGAGGGGCTGACATGGGGCCTTAGGACAAATTAATCTGAATGCCAGCGTCCAGGTCCTCAAAGCTAttgaggtgcctaactcccagagCCATCAATGGAGGTTAGGCACCTTAGTACCCATGTGAACTAATTTAGAAACGATCTGGGCTTGCCAGTCGGGGGCTGAATCCGAATGCTTCATGATGcaatggctttttgttttgttttggagacTTCCATGTTGTGCTTTGGAAACTaaacttcttttttaaattaaccctCTTGCCTGTATGCTGGCAAAGATAACCTGCGCATTGTGAACTAAGCATGACacagtgatgtctgcctgagtcagCAGACAACCTTATGCAATAACTCAGAGCTGAGGGGACCAAGGCCTGGAGAATGGGGTTAAGGTACCGATTTGATAGAAAAGTTACTACCCTCTTGCAAAACAAAGATTTGATTATATTATATTTGTGTGATCTATTGAGATTCCCCTCctagttttacttttttaaattattgtcaTTAGAAGTAAACAATTATTTAGATTATGATAACCTCAGAGTCACCACTTGGGATTGAGGTCTGATTGCACGGCACATAAATAAGAGACAATCAGGGCTTACATCTGAAAGAAACAGAGCAAACAAGAGGTAGAGGGGTAGGGTTATGGCATAGAAGTAAATGAACATGAGGATGAAATGGAAGAgttttgtaagttacactttgcttttttatttgttGTTACTTTGGAGTAGAGGAAGGCTGAGAAGCAGTAGGAATGGGGAAGTTAGGAAGAGTAAGGGAGCTGGTAAATTCCATTTCTTAATATTTCTATTTTATATTATCTCAGCTTCATCAGTGTCATCTGACAGCAGCACAGAGGGTCCTCTGGCCCCAATCAAAGATGGTTGCCAACGGTATCCAGATACTATTTGCTTCTCTGCCCCAATCAAAGATGGCCGCCCATTGCCGCTGAAAGAATAGCTACTAGggctccctgccccaaacaaAAATGGCCGCCCACTACAGGCGAGCCTTCTCTCCCCTGATCCAAGATGGTCGCTCACCCTGAGGTCCTTTATGTATAGGTGACCTTAGCGGTGCCTGCTTTGAACTCGCTCTTTCTTGGCACTGCTCAGGTGCCGGTTCCTCTCAGGAGAGAGAAGTCTCCGTGTATGTAGCCTCCGGATCCCGCCCGTGCTGTGGCTTCTTCCCTCCACTCAGGCGGGATGGGAAGCCCCGGGGTCCTTGCGCTAGTGTTGAGTGGCGCTTCCGGTTTCCGGTCCCCCCTCAGCAATCGCTGCCTGAGGGGGTTTGGGAGGAGAGTCGGCAGGGGAGCGGAACCGAGGGGCCCGGCCGGGCTGGGCATGAGGAGCTTGGCCGCATCCCGCACAGGTACCGGCGTTGGCGTGGGCCGTCTGCTGCGGAGCCCCCCCGGCTTGCGGCGGGttgggaggagaggggctggggggagggagggagccgaGTCTCTCTGTACCCAcctggatggggggtgggggaggagcctacaccccggggcggggcggggcgctggaacCTGAGGCAGCTGGTGGGAGGAGAGGGTGGATGGAGACTTGGGCTCTGGAGATGGCCGTGTGGGTTAGGGGGCAGGGCGGCAACACTGGGACCTGGAGGTGTCGGCGGGCTCCTCTTCCCCCTTGTCGCTCAATGATCCCCGTCCGTTCCTTTCAGCTCCCTTTCCCCCGGCCTCCCTTCTGTCGCTAGTTGTGTGTTAGTGCACGTGGCTCTTATTccggggggaattctgtgccaaaaacaagcaaacaaaaacccacTTTCCCTgcgcaatattttaaaatctgcctGTCTTGTCAGAATGACACTATATAATCATGCtagtttcaattgttttggtaatttatttcaaaatacctgtaaCAATACAGATGACAAAATTCCCCTAGGAGCAGAAAGTTAAAGAAACCTCTATgccaacccagttcctgtttctgtgtctcctctccccccagatcCCAGCTTGGGGGAGGGGACCCACGTCCTCTCCTcagtgcttcatttgtaatgaaagaggggctcaaacaattttttttttactttaataactgatgcagtaaacccagaggtgccagggctatgaactgctgaGCCTAGAGATGCCTTGGAACAAATTAAACACAGtttaatataagaactaggggcctcCAAATGagattaatgggcagcaggtttaaagcaaataaaaagaagttcgtcacacagcacacagtcaacctgtggaactccttgcctgaggaggttgtgaaggctaggactgtagcaaggtttaaaagagaactagataaattcatggaggttaagtccattaatggctattagccaggatgggtaaggaatggtgtccctaacctctgtttgtcagaggatagagatggctggcagggggaaatggAAATTCCTCACAGAGCATTGATTTTtgcacaaattctgcattgcacagtggtgcagaattcccccaggagtatgtgACTGTATACAGTATGTACAGTCTGTTCATGCTGACAACTTTTCCTCAAGTTGTTGCTGTATCTTTGAGCCATTGGGTGGGATGAGGCAGATTGAAGGTTCAGTGATAGAGTTCGATAGAAAGTGGGATTAGCCTGCAAAAAGGGAAACTCGAAATGGGTGTGTTCAATTCAGCCTTGTAAAAATGGTCATGAAAATGTATCAGCCCTAACAGAATCGGCTTACATTTACCACGATGGGACCTTcttagctggattttttttttaattaactaaaaaaatcgAGTGCCCTCTAAGCAGCTTTcccttaattaaaaacaaaatcattaaaaCATTCACTCTCTCCCTCCACCTCATGTTTAGAAAGATCTTTTGGCTGGGCCTGAGAGTAATAAGAACAATGTTATTGGGCTCTTGTTCCTCTCCTTCTTCTTAATTCACTTTCAGTTTCAGCTTCCTTGCAGTGATTACTTGTAAACACTCTTGCAGTGGCTGGATAATAACATCCACTATAAACAAATAGCAAAACTCACTAGACACAAAGTTATGTGAAATGCACAAaccaaacaaactagagaaaatattttcctaTTTCAATCTCTTTCAGCTACAGTAATTTTAGGTATTATTGATAACAATATTAGGtacaaaattttcagatggaGAAGTGATGCTTGAAATTGATATTATTGTCCCAGTataatggtggtggtggggatttTCTCACATGTCAAAATAATAGTTCTGTCCAGGTAGGTGTGCAAACAGAAACTTACAAGGTTGATTTTAATTGTGTAGCTCTTCAGTATGGAAGGAAATATGTCCTATTCTGATCTTACGTGTGATCGTATTAAGTTCTGAAACATTATGGTTGATAGTCCTCAAAACTATGAGCAAATGTCTTAAGCTTGTCTGTTGTAATTATAAATGTGTGATACTGGTTATGACTCTACCAGGATTCTGTCTGAAACTTACTTCTGTAATTGGCTAAATCTCCTATTACCAGGATGTTTTAGTAAATGCACTTTTGATGATAACTTTATCTCTTGagatttaaaatgttgtttttgtctgaaaaatgacttaaaaacaaaaaaaagaagcatTGTGATGTTCCATGTTTATTTCTCACTGATACCACATTGTATGTGCTCAGTTCTAAGTAAAGATTCTTTCCTACTTGCCCGCCCCAGAAATGTTTCTTGGGAACTTGGTCATGCGCTGCCCACAAAAAGTCTTGAAACAGTCTTTTTGTTGGCATACATTATAGGTTAGTTTCAGCTCTCTCTTTCAGAGTTGAACTGGATTTGGAGTGCTATCTGAAATACAGTTAATAAAAGGAGTAAAAACTTAATTCAGGTCCTGATTTTGCAAATACTTGTCCAGTGAAGCACTTCtgattgtcagaagctgggagtgaatgacagggaatggatcacttacttgatgattgcttgttctgttcatttcctctgaagtacCAGGCATCTGCCAGTGTTGGAAGACCAGAcactggaccattggtctgacccaatggtCAGATCCTTCTTATGTAcgtatgtgtgtgtttgcaaaACTGGGGCCTTAGGTCCTAGTTCTTCAGTGAGTTTTATGGCCACACAGTGCCTCATTGACCACAAGTGAAACTCTGTACAGGCACAAGCATCTGCCTACATCAggggtgggccatgaatgctcacaaaatttgggagggggtgaggtccctgggggtgcaggctctggagtggggccagaaatgaggagttcagggtgcaggaggggtctccgactgggggtgcaggcttttggctggggctgaggatgaggagtttgggatggagGAAGgtactccaggctgggactgaggggttcagagggcaggagggggatcagggctggggtaaggggttggggtgtggggagctataggagctgcaggggggccatgccactgcttctgggagccacgtggagTGGCCCCAGTTCTGCTTCTCAGCTGGAGcgccagagcggggcaagccccagcaggagctcaagggctggattaaaatggctggtgggccatATCCGGTCCAcgggctgcagtttgcccacccctggcctacaTGGTGCCCAGTACAGGATGGGGATCTTAGCAGCAAGCTGATGTGACTCTGACTCTATAaaacagtggttcttaacctttactgcagcctgcacccctttggttctccaAATATGTTCTCGCATcccttatcaaaaatcaaaatatgttctcatACCTCTTGAACCTAggtatatttttatttgtatattatAGTAATCgttaaatgtataatgttaataaatacatatatttgatgaaacaaagtagttgtacttacagGCCTGTGCTTAATTGTGTTTTCAATGATctaccttctaaaaaaaatctggcatgtcttgcACCCCCAGAAAGGCCATCTTGCACCCCTAGTAAGGCCATcttgcaccccaggttaagaaccactgccataAAGGGAGGAGACCTGTTAAATAAGACACTTTTCAGATCAAAACCCCATGTTTCTTTGTTGGTTGTGGAATGTAGCTTCATATCTCTTAAACTTGCCTGATGCATGCTAGAATTATGCCGGTAATGTAACATTTTGCCTCAGCCTTTGTCATCTGATCTGTGCATGTTCTCTTTTGAAACAGATTTACATTGAACTTCACAACATTCCCTACACTCACATTTTACCCtgctccctttttttcttttggtagcTGGAACTGCTTTTGCAACTGCACTAAACTTTTTTGATAAACCTATTTCTTACTCTAGTTACTTATACAACATTCATTTATTCTAATTGCAAAACAGGTTTCTGTCATTTAAGATAAGCTGGGTTTTTACTTTTAGATTTGGAgcttaaaataaaattgtagCCTTACAATTTTAGGTTCCTTATTTCTgctttttctcccccccccccccacctccaggtcATCTAATCTCTTTCACCATAATTtaatttgttaatattttggaCAAGAACAACAACAATGATGTCAAAACaagccttcctctgcagtttgGGCTCTCTCTATTTGTCCCTCCTGTTTGTGTTTCTGCTGATGGATGTCTATGCCAGGCCTGCAAACAATTCTGCCTTAAAAGAGAAAGCAGTTGACGGCAAAGATGAGAATGAGATCCTGCCCCCAGACCACCTGAATGGGGTCAAAATGGAGATGGATGGACATCTTAACAAGGAGTTTCATCAAGAGGTTTTTCTAGGAAAAGAGATGGAAGAATTTGATGAAGATTCTGAACCGAGAAGGAACAGAAGGAAGCTTATGGCCATATTTTCAAAGTAAGTTATGTTATAGTGTATCAAGAAAAATATGCAGCCAATTCTGCTGCATTTAtatttctttctctacttcctcGATGTTCAATTCATTTAACTTCTTTGAAAAACAAGATTGAAAGGTTTTTTGAAGGGTGATTACGATGAGAGGAATGAGCAACCTTGCCTGAATGAGCAACCTTGCCTGAAGCATTACATTTGTGTTAGTAAAGTATTCAACTAACTTAGGCTCTGACCCTTTAAAATAATCAATGGGGCTTAATGAGTGCGCTTTGCCCCACCTCCAGTGTCCAGGCACTTTAATCAgctttcaggattggggccttagattGTTGGTAAAATCcacacagaaaatgaaattcccaCATGAAAAAACTTACTGTTAAGTAACTTCATGGATTACTAAAATTGAAAGATTTAGGAgtttcttcccctcccagcttgttTACTTTTTGGATTTTGAGTGCTTTGGATATAGTCAGGCTCATTTTCTAATCTCATGCATTAGTGCAGTAGATGATCCACAGAAATACTAGCAGGGGGAAATGAAATATTGTGGAGAGAATCAGGACTGAAGAAAAAGGACACACTCAGCAAAAAGCTCACTTTCTCATAGCACATATAGTCACTTTTTGTTCAAAAGCCCCTTGAAGTTgatactgtctttttttttttcttatattttaCATGTTTAAATGCTTAAATAACTTCTGTCACCTTAGTATTTTGGTCCATCCCAAGTGTTTATAAACTGAAataatttctttccctttcttcaTGTGTTCCTGAAGAGCTTGCAAAATTCTGTTACTGCTGCAGTTAAACATATGTAGGCAACTTCCCAGAGCTTAGGAAGTGAAGTATAATGAAAGATAAGGTATATTTAAATTATGACGTCATGCTAAACATTATTACTTGAAGTTCCTCAGAATAGATAGGCTTTTATTctaatgtaacaaaaaaaaattaaatcctaTTTTAAGCATAAAAATATgcctactttttgtatttgtttataaAGCACCTTTCATTTTATTAGGAGAGGCTTAAATCAACAACTAGATCAATTTCCTATGTTAGCAGACCTGTAAATCAGTGCACTAAAGTGCACATGTGTAAGTTTTAGGACTAGTACACATGAAGAATAAAAACACAGTGAATTGTCACTATCACTAGATGGCAGAGTTGTTTCTCTTTGTGTtttgcaaccctgggtttattTGTTATAACAGTGTAGACTGAGTTGGTACTTCTAATATTTGAAGGTAATTCTTGTGGCAGTAAAAAAAGATTTTGAATGTgaagttttttcattttgtttgtgcTGGAATTGGCAGGGAGGCTTTGAAATCCATTTTTATTGGAACAGTTTATAATTGAGTATCTGGCAAGGATGGAGGGGACTATGCCTTTGCAATTTTGAAGACTGCTAATTTCCCCAGATATTTCTCTGCagcaattctgttctttaatgtGGAAAACAGGGTATTACTTCTTCAGTAGGGTGTTGCTTCTTCTGGCAGTGCAGCTCCATTCAGAGTGTTTTGTTTCTTTAAGGTGCTCATttagcactccattctccctgcCAAACAAAGCAGTCTACTTCAATTAAATGTCTGATTTGTAATTCCTGGGAGCAGGGTAGTTCTATGGTGGGTTGTAATGACATCATCCCTGTCATTAGAGTCCtgcgcagatacaaaatttgtatccgcattCTATCTGCAAAAATGGTCTGTGGATAGCTGCATCAATGGATATAAAGCAAATATCCATGGATTTACAGAACTCTATCATTACAAGGAATACATTTTTGTAATCCTTAATACACCTCTAAAATGCTGTATCACTAACTAAACTTTACAGCACTCCTGTGAGATGGTCACTTATTATTCTGCTTTTAAACCTGggaagaactgaggcacagatattaAGAGGATTGCTCAAAGCTAAAGAGAGTTTGTGTCAGATTGAGGAGTTCCTGGCATCTAACTGTTCGCTTGGATCATGGCTCTTTTTTATGATAGACTGCAACCTTGCAAAACTTGTTGGCTCTTTAGCCACTGCAACAAACCCAGCTCTAAAATCATAACTTACTAATGAAAAACACTGGTGTATCTGTGCTGTATTGTCAACAGCGGATGTCTGAAAGGGTTAACACAAAGCTTACTTTTCAAATACTAACCAATGTgtatagcagtggttcccaaacttgttctgccacttgttcaaggaaagcccctgacgggacgggacggtttgtttacctactgcaTCCGtgggtttggccgatcgtggccgGTTCActggtccaggccaatgggagccgctagaagtggtggccagtacgtccgTTGGCCctcgccacttccagcagctcccgcggccagtaggagctgcgatcggccgaacctgcggatgcggcaggtaagcaaactgtcctggcctgccaggggctttccctgcacaaatggcagaaaaagtttgggaaccagtgGTGTATAGTTATCCCGGCTTACCCTTCTACACTGAAAACTAAAATCATTTATTGATAATCTGCTGTTCAACCAGTCAGTGTACTGACAGTTTATTTACAAATTAAGGATTTATTGTTAAGACTGTATCAAATAAACATCTGGCAATAATGAAACTGAAAGCTGATTAGCACATTCAGATCTTAATTAGAGACTTTTGTAAATCACAAATTGCAGTCTCCCTTTGCTTTTATCGATTTGTTGTGATGGAGGCTGCCTTGACAGGTCAAAAGCAGTTTAACTGCCTCTGTTCTGACCTTAGAAATGATTATCGACCTAATTCAAGTGCTTTTCCACATTGTGTTCCCTCATGAGATCAGATTAGAAGCTTGGCGGAATTCTTTGGGGAATTAGAAGCTTGTTTTCCAGATGTACTCCTAAAGATTGAGTTAAGAGACAAAAATGACCTTCCTTTGACCAGTGGTAAGGAGACTTTGGGGAAAAGGAAAATGCCTTTgttaaagacttttaaaaaaattactttttttttttaatgagcagcAGCTAAGGTTCCTGGATCTGTTTATATGCCACTTGGAATGGTCCCCTCAAAATGTAGCTCGGCCTTCTGGctagaggggtgaaaacattatctaatggGGTGATTAAGGAACAAGGTGAGACACTATTCCTTTCTGGAAAAGGCAACTCGGAGGTAGAGTTTTTATCCTATTCACATTCTTCTAGATAAATTAGTAACTATTGGATCTTTTAGGCACTTATCAAAAACAGGCATGTTTTCAAACCTAAACACTGAGACAGAAATTTGAAACTCCGAGACAAGTGGGTAAAAGCAGTAGTTGCTGTATGAGGGAGTAATCTTATATTGGTCCAGTCTTACATGGAGATTGGGGAAACTGCAATGAGACAGTTCCCTCTATCCTCCCATCTCTTGTACGGTTGGGGgttcctgtctttttttttaaaatggataacTTGACCCAGTAGCTAGATATTTAACTGATACTGTCTTTGAACCAACAACAGGGCTGAAGTGACTAGAGTTCAGGAGACGAATTTTTTTCCTTGAACTTTGAGCCTGGAACTTTTTATATTTAGCAAAGTACAACTAAAGCCCCTTGAATTGACTGGTGTTTAGAGTAATCTGTGCCCAAAATAGATCTGTCAGCTGTGTTCTGCAGCTAACGCatcttaaatatattaaaataaacattggtgATATTTTCATGTTCTGCCTGATTTTTCCCATACCAGAAGATTTGGTTAGCCTTGTTTGTTATTCTCTGGTATCACTCTTATCAGCCAAAGTGTTCTTTGATTAAGTTAATAAGGAACGCAGCCTTTCTTTCATATAAAATAGTAGCTGACATTTTCGTGATCAGtaattaccgtatatacttgttcattagctcGTTTGTTTATACCCAAAATTGataagtaaaaatagcaaaaactgtatgaccttttcataagctgacccaatatttcaggggttggaaaactttggctcccgggccgtCAGGGCAAGCCGCTGGCGGGTcgggttcccagccagtgggaactgcaggaagGTGAACCGTGGCTacaaggagctgaggggctccatgcctgcagatgctcaaggtaaacaaaactacaatgtattagatcagg
Protein-coding regions in this window:
- the B3GALT6 gene encoding beta-1,3-galactosyltransferase 6, whose translation is MKLLRLLCRHKTALGLGGLALFAVVLLYLAKCTSESLRPLPGRGLPHNQAPQRPRGGVGAGPPLPAARLPPEETAFLAVLIASGPKYTERRSIIRSTWLSIAGRPPQDDIWCRFVIGTGSLTEEELHSLELEQSRHRDLLLLPELRDSYENLTAKVLAMYVWLDLHLDFRFVLKADDDTFVRLDVLVEELRAKEPRRLYWGFFSGRGRVKSGGKWKESTWLLCDYYLPYALGGGYVLSADLVHYLRLSQDYFNMWQSEDVSLGAWLAPIDVKRVHDPRFDTEYKSRGCNNKYIVTHKQSIEDMLEKHQTLAKEGKLCKEEVKLRLSYVYDWGVPPSQCCQRKDGIP